TATCTTTAATTCGGTATGTGGCTTCAAAAAAAACGCTTTGCTCTGCAAAATGTTTTTTTAGTAGATGCTCAACATGAGGAATATCTTGTGGGTGTATAAGTCCTTTATTTGGTGGGAAACCCATAATAGTGGGGGAGTTCATCATGTATTTATCGTTAATACGAATAACTTCGCCTGTTTTTATATTCCAATCCCACAAGGTGTCACCACTGCCTTCAACGGTACTTTTTAAACGTTTTTCAGAGAGGCGAAGTTGGCGACGAGAGCGCCTAAGCTTGTATATAACAAATAATAGGTATGGCAAAGCGAGCGCAATAATAGCGCTCGACAATAACAGCAGAGTGTCTGAATTGTATTTAAATGAAGACTCAAATGCGTAAGTATCAAACGAGTAAGCAAGTAATACAGCGAATAGGTTTAGTTTTATTGTTTTTATTATCATTTTTTATTACTACTAATTTACTAATGACAATTTAAAACAAGGACATTCAAGAGTCAAAGAGAATGCGAGTAAACCGGTGTTTTTTGAGATTTATTAACTTTAGCGTTACTTAAAAGCTCGTATCTTGGCCTATCTTCATCAAAAAGTACCAGAGCATAATCTTTAATTTCTTGTAGAGTCAGCATGTTAAGTGCACAAAGCAATCGTTTTTGCATATCAAAATTATGATCTCTGTTACCTATGGCAAGCCATAAGCGTTGTGATCGCAAACGTAAGTTTTTATCTTTTTCTGCAATATGCGTTTTTAAACCATGCTTTTGTTGCTGCCAGCTATGCTCGTCTAGCTCATTGATATTACTTAAATATTGATTCACAAAGTGAGTATGGCGATGTAGCAAGGTTTTTGAGTCAAATTTAGGGGACTGTATATAAAAAGCAATGCCTGCCCGGGTGTTAAAAGGCGCGTAACCCGCACCAACCAAATAACCTAATTGTTGTGTTGTGCGCAACTCGTTAAAGTAGTCTTGGTTCATTAAATGATTTAACGCCATCATTTTAACTTTTTCGTTCACGTCATTGGTTTGTGCCTGGTAATACACAACCATGGCATGATCGTTACACGGTAACTCAATTTCATAACGTGTTGCTTTTTTTATTTCAAATAAAGGGCGTCTTAAATCGTCGATAGTTGTGGCATTCTGCAAATGTGCAGCCACCTTTTTTTGAAATTCTAAAGCATGATTTTCTTGCCAGTTACCATGTAAAAAAGACTCCACATGTAACGCCTTAAAAAAGTCTTGTCTAAATTCATTAAATTGCTGAAAACTTGTTGCTTTTAACGCTTCTGCTAAATCGTTAGGCTGTGGATTCCAAGGCATTAGTTTTGCACCTAAAATACTAAACAACTCACTAACAGGTTTGTTTTGGTTGCTGTTACGCCAATGCCTAACAAGTTGTTTTTTATACTCGGCAAAGCGCTTTGCACATATATCTACATTAAATAACGCATCTAAAAGTTCATCGACGAGTTCTAATTGGCTCGATGATAACCCTGCAGTATGTAGTGTAAGTCCCCCTTGGTGGGAGGTTAAATGATAACTTAAACCAGCCAGTTCTGCTGGGTAAAACTGCTCGCCAACACTATCCATAAATAAATCGGTAAATAAGCGTGTTAGCGCCATGTGCTTTACGTCTTTTACCGCAAAGTCAGAGTCCATAGCTAAATAAAAATGACCTTTCGCTACTCTAAATGTGCTGTCTTGTTTAAACCAAAAATCAAACCCCGGTTCTTTTACTAAAAGTGTGGGTTGCTCTTGGGGCTTTTCTATTTCGAAAAGCTCAACCTCTTTAGTGAGATATGGGTTTGCAGTGGGTAGGTACATATCTTTAAGTGGTTTATTGATATCACTAAGGGCATCAAGCCAACTAGGTGATACTTTTTCTACTTTATAGGGTGTGTTGTACCACGCAGTTTTATGCTCGGGTTCTACGTCAGGGTGAATGAGTACAATACGCATATTGTTAGGTTTTAACCATTGCATCGCCATTTCGTGCGTTGCTTTATTAAAGCCTTCCATTAGGTAGTCACCTTGTACATAGTTGCATTCGTCATAATGCTGCATATTGATGCTCAAACTACTTACCCAATCAATAAGTCGTGATTTTTCTTGGTTATCAAACGCAATTTGTAAAAGATTTTTTTTGTCTTGATATAAGCGGGGCAGCTTTTCTGTGTTGGCATTAATTAAACATATGTACTCAAAAAGCATTTCGATAATATCTTCAAAATATTCTATACCCTCATCGGTAAGCGCCATGCTGACATTAAAATCTTTAAAATTACTGCCGTTAATGCCCCCTCCCGCTGAAAGGGCATTTATCCAACCTTGCTCTTTTAAAATAGAATACAGTGAGCCTTGTCCTTCATAACCGAGTAAATGTGCAATAAAACTTACGGTTTTATGTCGGTAAAAGTCATCAATATTAGGCATGGCAAAACTAACGATTAGTTTTTGCATGTGTTTGTGTGGCTCTATGTGTAAAATTTTCCCTAGGTCTTGTTTTCGATAAAGTGGCTCGCTGATCTCAGGTTTTACAGATGCTTTATTTCCTAAAACTTGGCTAAAGTGAGCTTTTACCCAGGTTTGAAGAGTGTCTAGCTTTTCGTTTGCACATACTACTAATGTCATCCATTGTGCTTGGTAATGCTCATTAAAAAAGTCACAAAGTTCGTCGCTAATGCAGCGTTCTCTGTCTGCGAGTGTTTGCAGGTTACCAACAGAAAACTTAGCGAAAGGATGTGCAGGGTTAACCGTTTCTTTATGGGCCTGATAAATGCGACGGGCATCGTCCTTAATTTTTAATTTAAATTCTGCATCTATGGCATTACGTTCTTTTTCTGTCTCATTAGCACTTAACAGTGGGGCAATAAAAAAGCGGCTAAATTGTAGTAATGCGTGTTCAAACTCTTGATTGTTTATATCAAAAAAGTAGCAGCTGTGTTCTGTACCGGTCCATGCATTTGTGTTTCCGCCTGCTTGCGAAACAAAATTATTAAAACTTCCAGAATCTGGAAATTGGTCTGTGCCTAAAAAAAGCATGTGCTCTAAAAAGTGAGCAAGACCTTGCCTATCAGCAGGATCGTCAAAGTGGCCAGCATTTACAGCCATTGATGCTGCAGCCTTTGTTGAATCTTTATCTTGCACAAGCAATACTTTTAGACCATTGTCCAGTGTAAGGGCGCGGTATGCTCTATTATCATTGCGGCTGATATTCAAATGATGCTCCTGAAACTAAACGTTTACTTGATAACAACAGAGGATAACTTCAGGGCAGCAAGGGTGTGCTAAAAGATTTACCTGAATGTCGTGAAAGAACTATTTTAGAAAAAACAAGTTTATGTTGTTAATATAGCTGACAAGTGAGCAAACTGGCTACTGTTTATATTCTTTAATCGGTTGATTTTTTATGAAAACAATCTTAATAATGCGCCACGGCGAAGCTGCACCTATGCAGGCCGATGATGCGGCAAGAAATTTAACCCAAGTGGGTCATTTAGAAGCAAAAAAAATGGGGCGGTGGCTTGCCAATACGCAAAAACCGGATGCATTGTTAGTTAGCCCTTACGTACGAGCTCAACAAACAGCAAATGGGGTCGCTGAAAGCATCACGTTTAAATATAGCGAAACGTGTGCCGATATTACCCCGGAAGGCAAACCGCATGTTGCAGCTGATTACCTTGAAACACTCATCCAAATGCACCCCGAGTGTAATAGTTGGTTAATTGTAGCGCACATGCCAATAGTGAGCTATTTGGTTGATCAGCTTTGCCCTGGAAACATGCCTATATTTAATACAGGTGCTGTGGCTGTCATTCATTACAACGAAAATACGAATCGTAGCGAATATATAAATATAAACGCTCCTGCCGATTTATAAATTAAGAGACTAATATGGCCATTGAACGTCTTCAAACCGGTGCGCGAATGAGCCGCATTGTAAAGCACAACGGTACTGTGTATTTGTGTGGACAGGTATGCGCTGATGCTGAAAAGGGAATAACAGAGCAAACGCAAACCATGCTCGATAAAGTAGAAGCATTGCTAGATGAGGCTGGTAGCTCAAAAAAGCATATGTTAAGCGCAACAATTTATGTAAAAAGTATGGAATATTTTGCCGACATGAATGCTGTGTGGGATGCATGGGTACCAGAAGGTTATGCACCGGCACGCGCCTGTGTAGAAGCTAAAATGGCGCGCGATGCGCTATTGGTCGAAATTTCGGTAGTGGCAGCGCTAAAGGACTAATTTTGTATGAACAAAGCGCGGGTGGTACTTATAACCGGTTCTAGCCGAGGTATAGGGGCAGCCACCGCTGTTTATTTTGCGCGCCACGGATATGATGTATGTATTAACTATAAGACCCATTTAACTCAAGCAGAATACGTTGCCGATAGAGTAAGAAGTTATGGTGTACGAGCCGAACTAGTAAGGGCCGATGTATCTCAAGAGAGCGATGTTAACGATTTATTTTCACGTATAGATAAAGTATTTGGCCGGCTCGACGTGCTTGTAAATAATGCCGGTGTGCTTAAACCTCAAATGCCGCTGCTAAACATGGACGCAAAGCGAATTAACGAATTACTCACTACAAACATTACCAGCACATTTATATGTAGCCGAGAAGCCATAAAGCGTATGTTGCCCGGTAGCAGTATTGTTAATGTGTCATCGGTAGCGGCTAAAACAGGTTCACCTAATGAATACATTGATTATGCAGCGACAAAGGGCGCTATTGATACATTGACCATTGGTCTCGCCAAAGAGGTTGCTTGTAAAGGCGTGCGCGTTAATTGTGTTAGGCCAGGCCTTATTTACACTGATATGCACACAGATGGTGGTGAAGAGGGGCGGGTAGAACGGCTTAAAAGTAATCTTCCTCTACGTAGGGGTGGGCAACCTGAAGAAGTGGCTGCTGCAATATACTTTTTAGCCTCACATTCTACTTCATTTACTACAGGCACTTTTATTGATGTAGCTGGTGGCTTATAAATTAAAGTAAAACCGCTAACCAAAACGTTAAACTCACTACACTTAAGATAGTAGATAGCACCACCGCTCCTGCAAGCGTTGCTTCATGTTGTTTAATTTGACTCGCTATTAAATAGGCGTTTACGCCAACAGGTGAGGCACTTAATAAAACTAGTACGGTTAGTATTTGCGGGTCGAGCTTAAATATATACGACCCAATAAATAGTACGCCTGCCGGCAATATAATAATTTTTAAAATCGAGGCAATTAAAGCAGGTTGCCAGTTTGCTGCTATTTTATAAAACGCTAGGTTTGCGCCCAATACAAATAGCGCACAGGCTATTGCAGGGGTTGCTAATAATGCCAAACTGTCCGTTAAGTTTTTAAATAATACAATGCCCGAAACGTTAATGATTAAGCCACAACCAATACTTAAAACAATAGGGTTAAGCACCATGCTTTTGCCAAACTGTGACCACGAGAACGAACTGCTATTGCCCTTTGCCCCAATTAAATAGGTCAGTGCAAATAATAAAGTGCTGTGGAAGGTGATGATCATAAAAGCAATGGCTATTTTCTCTTTGCCCAGCGATGCAATAATGATAGGAATACCTACCAACACCATGTTTGAGTAACTAGCCGCAAGACCGAATACGCCGTGTTTTTGGTAATTTTTACTATTATTTTTATTCAAATAAAATCGGTCGACTAAAATACCTAATCCAAAAATACACAACGCCGGGATATAAAAACTTAAAAATGCAGAAAGACTAATGCTTTGCTTTAAGTCTATTTGCGACATATTCAATAATAAAAAAGCCGGCAAACTTATGTAAAAAGTAAATTTACTCAGCCCTGTAATGTGCTGTTTGTTAAAAAACGAAAGCCGGCAACAGCCATAACCCAATGCGACAATGAATATAAGTGGAAAAATAATAGAAACAATATGCACGTAATTACTTCCTAGTAATATGTTGGGTTAGCGTCTAAATTCATCGCTTTGTGGTAAGTTTATCAAAATAAGTACCGCGCCTTTACCGCCGTATTCAAGTGGCGCTTGATGCATTGCAATTACGTCTGGGTGCTGAACTAGGTACTGAGGAATTTTATGTTTAAGTATGCCACCACCAATTCCGTGCACAACACACGCACAATAATAATGTTGTTTTTTACATTCGTGAATGAGTCCTGCTAATTCATCTTTAGCAATTTCTTTGTTTAAGCCATGCAAATCAAGCGTTAAATCAGGTGCAAAGTCGCCTCGTCGTAATTGCTTAGGTAAATAAGTGTCGTGCCCTTCTTTTACATAATGGACAGTACCGTGGGTGTCTATATCGGGAATATATTCATCTGAGAAATAAAATTCAGATTGAGCCTGCTTTTTTTGCTGGGCAAATTGCTTTGCTTGTGACACCTTAGGCTTTGTATCAAAACGATGAGTATCTTGTTTAAATACTTTAGCGCCTGTGATCGTTTGGCGAAATAAGTCTATGTCGTCATTGCTTAGGGACGATGGTGATGGAGAGTCTTTTTTCATAACAATTACCTAAACAAAAAAACGTAAAAACGCAGCGCAAAAGGCGGTACAATACTTAAATGAGAGGCAATTGTAATTTGCTAAGCCAATATAGGCAATGCAATCGTCTTAAAGACTCAAAACAGTCAGTAAGCTAATACAGGTAAAAATATATGAGCGATTTACAAATTGAAGAAGCAACACTCGAAGAAGCTGTTGCAGAACTGTCAACTTTACATGACTGGTTACGTTGGACTACAAGCCAATTTGCAAGTAGTAGTATATTTTTTGGACACGGAACAGATAACGCGTGGGATGAAGCTGTGAGCCTGCTTTTACCAGCGCTTAGCTTACCCGTTGATGCACCAAAAGAATTAATGCATGCGCGTTTAACAAGTACAGAAAAAAACCGACTAGCGAGTCTTATTGCTGAGCGTATAAACGACTGCACTCCAGTTCCTTATTTAACTAACATTGCATGGTTTGCAGGTATGCCGTTTTACGTAGATGAACGTGTACTAATTCCTCGTTCACCATTTGCAGAACTTATTAGCAATCGTTTTACGCCTTGGCTTGTTGAGCCAAACTCGGTAAATCGTATTTTAGATTTATGTACAGGGTCAGGTTGTATAGCCATCGCACTTGCACAAGCATTTAAGCAAGCGCAAGTAGATGCTGTTGATATTTCGTATGAAGCGCTTGAAGTAACTGATATCAACATTAATGACTACATGTTAAGTGATCGAGTACTGCCTATCCAATCAGATGTATTTAGTGGCGTAGAAGGCCAAAAGTACGACTTAATTGTGGCTAATCCACCGTATGTGGATGCTGAAGACATGGCAGACTTACCGCGCGAATTTCATCATGAGCCAGAGCTAGGCCTTGCATCAGGGCACGATGGTCTTGATGTAACGCGTACTATTTTAAGCGAAGCCAGCAATCATCTAACCGATAACGGTTTGTTATTTGTAGAAGTGGGGAACTCTATGGTACATATGGATGCTTTATATCCAAATGCGCCATTTGAATGGATTGAGTTTGAGCAAGGTGGTTTAGGCGTATTTGTTATTAGCAAAAAACAGCTAGATGAGTATTTTTCAAAATAACACGATTTGCTTTAGGTTAATATGAGCTAACTTAAACGTAATTGAATACATGGCTGGGCATATTAGCCCAGCTAATGGTCGTCATTAGGAATGAGGAAAGTTAATGGCAGGTAATAGCATTGGACAGTTATTTAAAGTGTCCACTTTTGGAGAGAGTCATGGCGTTGCTTTAGGCGGCGTTGTTGACGGTACTCCCGCAGGTCTTGAATTAACAGAGGCCGACTTACAAATAGATTTAGATCGCCGCAAACCAGGCCAAAGCCGATATACCACGCAGCGCCGCGAGAGCGATCAAATAAAAATATTAGCAGGCGTTTTTGAAGGTAAAACAACGGGTACAAGTATTGGTTTATTAATCGAAAATACCGATCAACGTTCACAAGATTACGGCAAAATTAAAGACGTGTTTCGCCCAGGCCATGGTGATTACAGCTATTGGCACAAATATGGCCTTCGTGATTATCGCGGAGGTGGCCGTTCGTCTGCACGTGAAACCGCAATACGCGTAGCAGCTGGCGCCATTGCTAAAAAATATTTAAAGCAATTTCATGGTATTGAAGTAAAAGCATGCTTAAGCCAACTAGGTCCTATTAAAGCAGAAAGTTACGATTGGGAAGAAGTTGAAAACAACTTGTTCTTTTTTCCTGATGTAAGCAAGCTAGAAGCGCTCGATGAATATATGCGTGACCTAAAAAAACAAGGTGACTCAGTAGGCGCTAAAGTTAAGGTAATGGCAAGCAATGTACCTGTAGGGTTAGGTGAGCCTGTCTTTGATCGCCTTGATGCGGAGCTTGCGCATTCATTAATGAGCATTAATGCAGTTAAAGGTGTTGAAATTGGTGATGGCTTTGACGTTGTTGAACAAAAAGGCTCAGAGCATCGTGATGAACTAACACCTGAAGGGTTTACTTCAAACCATGCTGGTGGTGTGCTTGCAGGTATTTCTACAGGGCAAGACATAGTAGCGTCTATTGCATTAAAACCGACGTCAAGTATTACTATCCCTGGTAAGAGCATT
This DNA window, taken from Pseudoalteromonas marina, encodes the following:
- the prmB gene encoding 50S ribosomal protein L3 N(5)-glutamine methyltransferase, with protein sequence MSDLQIEEATLEEAVAELSTLHDWLRWTTSQFASSSIFFGHGTDNAWDEAVSLLLPALSLPVDAPKELMHARLTSTEKNRLASLIAERINDCTPVPYLTNIAWFAGMPFYVDERVLIPRSPFAELISNRFTPWLVEPNSVNRILDLCTGSGCIAIALAQAFKQAQVDAVDISYEALEVTDININDYMLSDRVLPIQSDVFSGVEGQKYDLIVANPPYVDAEDMADLPREFHHEPELGLASGHDGLDVTRTILSEASNHLTDNGLLFVEVGNSMVHMDALYPNAPFEWIEFEQGGLGVFVISKKQLDEYFSK
- the smrB gene encoding endonuclease SmrB is translated as MKKDSPSPSSLSNDDIDLFRQTITGAKVFKQDTHRFDTKPKVSQAKQFAQQKKQAQSEFYFSDEYIPDIDTHGTVHYVKEGHDTYLPKQLRRGDFAPDLTLDLHGLNKEIAKDELAGLIHECKKQHYYCACVVHGIGGGILKHKIPQYLVQHPDVIAMHQAPLEYGGKGAVLILINLPQSDEFRR
- the sixA gene encoding phosphohistidine phosphatase SixA, yielding MKTILIMRHGEAAPMQADDAARNLTQVGHLEAKKMGRWLANTQKPDALLVSPYVRAQQTANGVAESITFKYSETCADITPEGKPHVAADYLETLIQMHPECNSWLIVAHMPIVSYLVDQLCPGNMPIFNTGAVAVIHYNENTNRSEYININAPADL
- a CDS encoding RidA family protein, which codes for MAIERLQTGARMSRIVKHNGTVYLCGQVCADAEKGITEQTQTMLDKVEALLDEAGSSKKHMLSATIYVKSMEYFADMNAVWDAWVPEGYAPARACVEAKMARDALLVEISVVAALKD
- a CDS encoding SDR family oxidoreductase — encoded protein: MNKARVVLITGSSRGIGAATAVYFARHGYDVCINYKTHLTQAEYVADRVRSYGVRAELVRADVSQESDVNDLFSRIDKVFGRLDVLVNNAGVLKPQMPLLNMDAKRINELLTTNITSTFICSREAIKRMLPGSSIVNVSSVAAKTGSPNEYIDYAATKGAIDTLTIGLAKEVACKGVRVNCVRPGLIYTDMHTDGGEEGRVERLKSNLPLRRGGQPEEVAAAIYFLASHSTSFTTGTFIDVAGGL
- the aroC gene encoding chorismate synthase; amino-acid sequence: MAGNSIGQLFKVSTFGESHGVALGGVVDGTPAGLELTEADLQIDLDRRKPGQSRYTTQRRESDQIKILAGVFEGKTTGTSIGLLIENTDQRSQDYGKIKDVFRPGHGDYSYWHKYGLRDYRGGGRSSARETAIRVAAGAIAKKYLKQFHGIEVKACLSQLGPIKAESYDWEEVENNLFFFPDVSKLEALDEYMRDLKKQGDSVGAKVKVMASNVPVGLGEPVFDRLDAELAHSLMSINAVKGVEIGDGFDVVEQKGSEHRDELTPEGFTSNHAGGVLAGISTGQDIVASIALKPTSSITIPGKSINTSNEAVEMITKGRHDPCVGIRAIPIAEAMMAITLMDHLLRQRGQNPHVNHEHGPINGSV
- a CDS encoding insulinase family protein → MNISRNDNRAYRALTLDNGLKVLLVQDKDSTKAAASMAVNAGHFDDPADRQGLAHFLEHMLFLGTDQFPDSGSFNNFVSQAGGNTNAWTGTEHSCYFFDINNQEFEHALLQFSRFFIAPLLSANETEKERNAIDAEFKLKIKDDARRIYQAHKETVNPAHPFAKFSVGNLQTLADRERCISDELCDFFNEHYQAQWMTLVVCANEKLDTLQTWVKAHFSQVLGNKASVKPEISEPLYRKQDLGKILHIEPHKHMQKLIVSFAMPNIDDFYRHKTVSFIAHLLGYEGQGSLYSILKEQGWINALSAGGGINGSNFKDFNVSMALTDEGIEYFEDIIEMLFEYICLINANTEKLPRLYQDKKNLLQIAFDNQEKSRLIDWVSSLSINMQHYDECNYVQGDYLMEGFNKATHEMAMQWLKPNNMRIVLIHPDVEPEHKTAWYNTPYKVEKVSPSWLDALSDINKPLKDMYLPTANPYLTKEVELFEIEKPQEQPTLLVKEPGFDFWFKQDSTFRVAKGHFYLAMDSDFAVKDVKHMALTRLFTDLFMDSVGEQFYPAELAGLSYHLTSHQGGLTLHTAGLSSSQLELVDELLDALFNVDICAKRFAEYKKQLVRHWRNSNQNKPVSELFSILGAKLMPWNPQPNDLAEALKATSFQQFNEFRQDFFKALHVESFLHGNWQENHALEFQKKVAAHLQNATTIDDLRRPLFEIKKATRYEIELPCNDHAMVVYYQAQTNDVNEKVKMMALNHLMNQDYFNELRTTQQLGYLVGAGYAPFNTRAGIAFYIQSPKFDSKTLLHRHTHFVNQYLSNINELDEHSWQQQKHGLKTHIAEKDKNLRLRSQRLWLAIGNRDHNFDMQKRLLCALNMLTLQEIKDYALVLFDEDRPRYELLSNAKVNKSQKTPVYSHSL
- a CDS encoding AEC family transporter; amino-acid sequence: MHIVSIIFPLIFIVALGYGCCRLSFFNKQHITGLSKFTFYISLPAFLLLNMSQIDLKQSISLSAFLSFYIPALCIFGLGILVDRFYLNKNNSKNYQKHGVFGLAASYSNMVLVGIPIIIASLGKEKIAIAFMIITFHSTLLFALTYLIGAKGNSSSFSWSQFGKSMVLNPIVLSIGCGLIINVSGIVLFKNLTDSLALLATPAIACALFVLGANLAFYKIAANWQPALIASILKIIILPAGVLFIGSYIFKLDPQILTVLVLLSASPVGVNAYLIASQIKQHEATLAGAVVLSTILSVVSLTFWLAVLL